One Acidobacteriota bacterium genomic window carries:
- a CDS encoding choice-of-anchor D domain-containing protein — translation MKRILFFIVALLAFAFAQGDVQARLQSLPLNSQKLSYATSQNIRQQPAGPESAQVAGIIVRTLVYHELTALSPRGVARDYPLISGDGTHVVYALRDNPSRVYVCNFDGTGTREVDSLPDPPRVDISYDGSRVMATTYAGVIHVVNAASGTPVTVWDKGGIDEPNTRLSPDGNQVFFQLKFDLSNDFKSGIWVVSANGGAAQRIVSPEQVAAVIGLPAGEVSFYSGAPGLDVSQDGTRFTFIARVQGMMRVFAGGYVGGSLQGLHQILEPIINYGVQHIVISGDGTKVGYDIQQPTNNIFEAGVINFENVNGQGKQVIATSDQITPPIGFPNYGQSAYRIFLNRDGSKLLLGGTSYLYDTLTRSVIQLGIEFGALSGDTAHVVYNGLFVPSMNAAATRFTYLVSDANNVEQLATLEITSSIGASPNLSLPTIDPPFVLTDTRSTTTLTVKATAGSGVNRVSASFLRNGLDDVYVCVGDRQKPVLLDNGTQGDTVAADTIYTNNGIRTVGGVLAVPGPRVVRYQAETKTGDNKRHATAIDVESLTVTEQTPLIDVAPTSLDFGDVTVGQNKDLALTVRNIGGVSLTINSLDIDNARFSTPGTTAPFTINAGATQTITVRFAPTATGQQRGTLTINSTDPARPTVTVALAGNGVSTGGVTITDHTMTGGPIPGACAKPTVKTAFATTDTEAIQWTFASGLSLGDAIRWEWVQPNGTVYRTFDHTVTQVTQGQACFWDAIQIAGQQAASLPGNWQVRVYIKGAQVLTENFTISQGGGACPAITSISPSNGAVGASVTITGTGFTGVSGVKFANNIAATFLIFGDTQIISIVPNGAVTGPITISEPNCNDAQSSTSFTVTPPANNRIVRVVCGSATLGGTLTVPIELVSQGDENALGFSLTFDPTVLSNPQAAKGSDATSAALNTNSNQVAQGRFGIALALPTGQSFTAGVRQIAVVTFTVSATTTATTTAIGFGDAPILRRVSDANAQVLTATYQSDTCATIAILRGYEADVTPRPNGKNDGTVSINDWVMVGRFAAALDTPAAGSEFQRADCAPRNSKGDGILAVDDWVQAGRYYAALDAVQTIGGPSAPTQFRIAEFAFRNLPPTPTNSSVPVRVPRFGIRNQQRVLRAVNATLVRGQTGTLSIEMDSLGNENAVGFSLNFDPNVLTYVSAATGSAAPNAFLIINNSQVASGKLGLAIAQPAGEKFAAGTRQVATVRFTVAANTAASTTISFGDQPVKRQIADVNALTLTASYTDGSMTLVNSVACVSAASFRATDVASEAIIAAFGLGMATSTQEAATVPLPTQLAGTTVTIKDSTGTDRLAPLFFVSANQINYQMPPGTATGQTAVTIRSGNGTVSLGAMALAMVAPGLFAANATGQGVAAAVALRVKADGSQIYESVSQWDAGLQQYVSMPIDLGAEGEQVYLILFGTGVRFLSSQSAASATVGGSAIPLLFIGPQGDFVGLDQVNLGPVPRSLIGRGEIDVALTVDGKTANTVKVNLR, via the coding sequence ATGAAACGCATACTATTTTTCATCGTTGCCTTGCTCGCCTTCGCGTTTGCGCAAGGAGATGTTCAAGCCCGGCTTCAGTCCCTGCCACTCAATAGCCAAAAGTTGAGCTACGCAACTTCACAGAATATCCGGCAACAACCGGCTGGCCCCGAATCCGCTCAGGTTGCAGGGATAATTGTTCGCACGCTGGTCTATCACGAACTCACAGCGCTTTCGCCGCGTGGAGTTGCCCGCGATTACCCGCTCATTAGCGGTGATGGCACTCACGTGGTCTACGCATTGCGGGATAATCCTTCACGTGTCTATGTCTGCAACTTCGACGGCACAGGGACGCGCGAGGTGGACTCTTTGCCGGATCCCCCAAGAGTTGACATCAGTTATGACGGTTCGCGAGTAATGGCCACCACGTATGCCGGTGTCATCCACGTCGTCAACGCGGCGAGCGGAACTCCCGTTACCGTCTGGGACAAAGGCGGCATTGACGAACCCAACACGCGCCTTTCACCGGATGGCAATCAGGTCTTCTTTCAATTGAAGTTCGACCTGTCCAACGATTTCAAAAGCGGCATCTGGGTTGTGAGCGCCAACGGCGGCGCGGCCCAACGGATCGTCTCGCCGGAGCAAGTTGCCGCTGTGATCGGCCTCCCGGCAGGAGAGGTCTCTTTCTACTCCGGAGCGCCAGGGCTGGATGTCTCACAAGATGGGACGCGCTTTACTTTCATTGCCCGTGTGCAGGGAATGATGCGGGTGTTCGCTGGCGGTTATGTGGGCGGTTCGCTTCAGGGACTGCATCAAATCCTGGAGCCGATCATCAATTATGGCGTTCAACATATCGTTATCAGCGGCGACGGCACGAAAGTCGGCTACGACATTCAACAACCCACCAATAATATTTTCGAGGCGGGCGTCATCAACTTCGAGAACGTCAACGGCCAGGGAAAACAGGTCATCGCCACTAGCGATCAGATCACTCCGCCCATCGGTTTCCCCAACTACGGACAGTCTGCATACCGCATCTTTCTGAATCGAGATGGCTCGAAGCTGCTGCTGGGCGGCACAAGTTATTTATACGACACGCTGACGCGTTCAGTCATTCAATTGGGGATCGAATTCGGAGCATTATCCGGCGACACCGCCCATGTGGTTTATAACGGGTTGTTCGTTCCGTCCATGAATGCCGCCGCGACTCGTTTTACCTATCTCGTCAGCGATGCGAATAACGTGGAGCAACTGGCCACGCTGGAGATCACCTCCTCTATTGGCGCGTCTCCCAATCTCAGCCTGCCGACGATTGATCCGCCCTTTGTGCTGACTGACACTCGTTCGACCACGACCTTGACTGTCAAAGCGACGGCCGGCAGTGGAGTGAATCGCGTTTCGGCGTCCTTCCTGCGCAATGGCCTGGACGATGTTTACGTCTGCGTCGGCGACCGCCAGAAACCGGTTCTTCTTGATAACGGGACGCAAGGCGACACTGTCGCCGCAGACACGATTTACACGAACAATGGGATTCGCACGGTCGGCGGAGTGTTGGCCGTTCCCGGCCCGCGCGTGGTGCGTTATCAGGCCGAAACGAAAACCGGCGACAACAAACGGCACGCGACGGCGATTGACGTCGAATCGCTGACCGTTACCGAACAGACGCCGCTGATTGATGTCGCGCCCACCAGTTTGGACTTCGGTGATGTGACCGTCGGCCAGAACAAAGACCTGGCACTGACGGTACGCAATATCGGTGGTGTATCATTGACGATCAATTCTCTCGACATTGACAACGCGCGCTTCAGCACGCCCGGAACCACAGCTCCATTTACGATCAACGCGGGCGCAACCCAAACCATCACCGTGCGCTTTGCGCCCACGGCAACGGGGCAACAACGCGGCACGCTGACGATCAACAGCACCGATCCCGCGCGCCCCACCGTCACTGTCGCGCTCGCGGGCAACGGCGTCAGCACGGGCGGTGTCACCATTACCGATCACACCATGACCGGCGGTCCGATCCCCGGCGCATGCGCCAAGCCGACCGTCAAAACCGCCTTCGCGACGACGGACACCGAAGCGATCCAATGGACATTCGCGTCCGGCCTCAGCCTCGGAGACGCGATTCGCTGGGAGTGGGTGCAGCCGAACGGCACGGTTTACCGCACGTTCGACCACACGGTGACACAGGTTACCCAGGGACAAGCCTGTTTCTGGGATGCGATTCAGATTGCCGGACAGCAGGCCGCCTCGCTGCCCGGCAATTGGCAGGTGCGCGTCTATATCAAAGGCGCACAGGTGCTGACCGAAAACTTCACGATTTCGCAAGGCGGCGGCGCTTGCCCGGCCATCACCAGCATTAGCCCGTCGAATGGCGCGGTCGGCGCGAGCGTGACCATCACTGGCACGGGCTTCACCGGGGTGAGCGGCGTCAAGTTCGCCAATAATATCGCCGCCACATTTCTCATCTTCGGGGATACGCAAATCATTAGCATCGTGCCGAACGGCGCAGTCACTGGCCCAATCACCATCAGCGAACCGAATTGCAACGACGCGCAATCATCAACCTCTTTCACCGTTACACCGCCCGCAAATAACCGCATCGTGCGCGTTGTTTGCGGCAGTGCCACGCTGGGCGGCACGTTGACGGTGCCCATCGAACTGGTTTCTCAGGGTGATGAAAATGCGCTTGGCTTCAGCCTGACTTTCGACCCGACGGTGCTGAGCAATCCGCAGGCGGCGAAAGGCAGCGACGCCACCAGCGCAGCGCTCAACACCAATTCGAATCAGGTGGCGCAAGGGCGCTTCGGCATCGCGCTGGCGCTGCCCACCGGACAGAGTTTCACGGCTGGCGTGCGGCAGATTGCCGTCGTCACCTTCACCGTTTCGGCGACGACGACGGCGACCACGACCGCCATCGGATTTGGCGATGCGCCGATCTTGCGGCGCGTGTCCGACGCCAACGCGCAAGTGCTGACGGCGACTTATCAATCCGACACCTGTGCGACGATTGCGATTCTGCGAGGGTATGAAGCCGACGTCACGCCGCGCCCCAACGGCAAAAATGATGGCACGGTTTCAATCAATGATTGGGTGATGGTGGGACGATTTGCCGCAGCATTGGATACGCCCGCCGCGGGCAGCGAATTCCAACGCGCCGATTGCGCTCCGCGCAACAGCAAAGGCGACGGCATTCTCGCCGTGGATGATTGGGTGCAAGCCGGACGCTATTACGCGGCGCTGGACGCCGTACAAACTATTGGCGGCCCTTCCGCTCCAACGCAATTCCGAATTGCCGAATTCGCATTCCGGAACCTGCCCCCGACTCCAACGAATTCCAGCGTCCCTGTCCGCGTTCCACGATTCGGAATCCGCAATCAACAACGCGTGTTGCGCGCAGTCAACGCCACATTGGTTCGCGGACAAACCGGAACCTTGAGCATTGAAATGGATTCGCTGGGAAATGAAAACGCCGTAGGATTCAGTCTGAACTTCGATCCGAATGTATTGACGTATGTGTCCGCTGCTACAGGCAGCGCTGCGCCCAACGCATTCCTGATCATCAACAACAGCCAAGTGGCCAGCGGCAAATTGGGATTGGCCATAGCCCAACCCGCCGGAGAAAAATTCGCCGCCGGAACGCGGCAAGTGGCAACGGTTCGCTTTACGGTTGCGGCCAACACGGCGGCATCCACAACTATCAGCTTTGGCGACCAGCCGGTGAAACGACAGATTGCCGATGTCAACGCACTCACGCTGACGGCGAGCTATACGGATGGTTCGATGACGCTGGTCAATTCCGTCGCATGCGTTTCTGCGGCCAGCTTCCGCGCGACGGATGTAGCCAGCGAAGCGATCATTGCCGCTTTCGGCCTGGGAATGGCGACCAGCACACAGGAAGCCGCGACCGTGCCGCTGCCGACGCAATTGGCAGGGACGACCGTGACAATCAAAGACAGCACGGGAACGGATCGCTTAGCCCCACTCTTTTTCGTCTCGGCGAATCAGATCAACTACCAGATGCCTCCGGGCACGGCCACCGGACAGACGGCCGTGACGATCAGAAGCGGCAATGGCACGGTTTCGCTGGGCGCGATGGCATTGGCAATGGTTGCGCCCGGCCTGTTTGCGGCCAATGCCACGGGACAGGGCGTCGCGGCGGCGGTCGCGCTGCGCGTCAAAGCGGATGGTTCCCAAATCTACGAATCGGTCTCGCAATGGGACGCAGGGCTGCAGCAGTACGTCTCGATGCCGATAGACCTGGGGGCGGAAGGCGAACAAGTCTATCTGATTCTGTTCGGGACGGGGGTACGGTTTTTGAGCAGCCAATCTGCCGCGAGCGCCACAGTCGGAGGCAGCGCCATACCGCTTCTATTCATCGGGCCGCAGGGCGATTTCGTCGGGCTGGATCAAGTCAATCTGGGGCCAGTGCCGCGCAGCCTGATTGGACGCGGCGAAATAGATGTTGCGCTGACCGTAGATGGCAAGACGGCCAACACGGTCAAGGTCAATCTGCGCTAA